A genomic segment from Leopardus geoffroyi isolate Oge1 chromosome A2, O.geoffroyi_Oge1_pat1.0, whole genome shotgun sequence encodes:
- the MST1R gene encoding macrophage-stimulating protein receptor isoform X2, with protein sequence MELLSPPSQPSLLLLLLLLPPLLARESWQCPRTPYAALRDFDVEYKVPSFSAGGPVQAIATYEGGRDGSAVFVATRNRLHVLGPGLQPVESLATGPVGDPGCQTCAACGPGPHSPQGDTDAQVLVLEPALPALVSCGSSLHGRCFLHELEPQGTALHLAPPACLFSANHNQPEDCPDCVASPLGTLVTVVEQGHASYFYVASSLDETVASSFSPRSVSIRRLKADASGFAPGFAALSVLPEHLASYPIQYVYSFRARAFVYFLKVQRASVAAAPEALHTRLARLSAAEPELGDYRELVLDCRFAPKRRRRGTTEGGQPYPVLRAAHTAPVGSKLAAELSIDEGQEVLFGVFVASRDSSPGVNPNSVVCAFPIDLVDTLIEHGVERCCEPPVPPGIRRGLDFFQSPSFCPNPPGLEAPSPNTSCHHFPLLVSSSLSRVDLFNGLLGPVQVTALHVTRLDNVTVAHMGTTDGRILQVELARSLNYLLYVSNFSLGSNRQPIRRDVSRLGDHLFFSSGEQVFQVPIQGPGCHHFLTCGSCLRAQRFMGCGWCGGMCGRQKECPGSWQQDHCPPELTEFYPQSGPLRGSTRLTLCGSNFYLRPADLVPEGTHQVTVGQSPCRLLPKDSPNLSPVPRKDFVEELECELEPLGMQPAGPANISLTVTNMPPGKHFQVDGTSMLQGFSFMEPVLTAVKPLFGPRAGGTRLTFEGQGLSLGTSQMVLVNGTECPLEQVSEGQLLCTTPPGAAMARVPIHLQVGGAVVPGSWTFHYLEDPIVLGISPNCGYIGSHVTIHGQHLTSAWHLVLSFHDGLMAVENRCTGHLPEQHRCRLPEYVVRSPQGWVTGNLSAWGDGAPGFTQPGFRFLPPPHPPTTDFAPLKPEEHAVKFEYIGLGAVADCVDVNVTVGGKSCQHELRGDVVICPLPSSLQLDKDGAPLQVCVDDGCHILGRVIRPGPEGVPQRLLLGVLLALLLLVAALAAALIFNYWRRKQLVLSPNLDDLASLDRTTGAIPLPALRSGSDYRNGLGETGEALKAGATPSVPQAPHFLSSTAAPATHGLDSTTQSHKASVSDSGDGSCVPLLQTESIQLGDLDSALLTEVKDVLISHEQVVTHRDRIIGKGHFGVVYHGEYTDKDQNRIHCAIKSLSRITEVQEVEAFLREGLLMRGLHHPNVLALIGIVLPPEGLPQVLLPYMHHGDLLQFIRSPQRNPTVKDLISFGLQVARGMEYLAEQKFVHRDLAARNCMLDESFTVKVADFGLARGILDKEYYSVRQHRHARLPVKWMALESLQTYRFTTKSDVWSFGVLLWELLTRGAPPYPHIDPFDLTHFLAQGRRLPQPEYCPDSLYAVMQRCWVADPAGRPTFSALVEEVEHVVARLLGDHYVQLPAAYVNLGPGASDEANMHPEQSQTPPVHRIARRPWPSSEPPQPT encoded by the exons ATGGAGCTTCTCTCGCCGCCGTCACAGCCTTCACTGTtattgctgctgctactgctgccaCCACTGCTGGCCAGAGAGTCCTGGCAGTGTCCGCGCACCCCCTACGCCGCCTTGCGCGATTTTGACGTCGAGTACAAGGTGCCCAGCTTCTCGGCCGGAGGTCCGGTACAGGCCATAGCGACCTACGAGGGCGGCAGGGACGGGAGTGCCGTGTTCGTGGCTACACGCAATCGCCTGCACGTGCTTGGGCCTGGCCTGCAGCCAGTAGAGAGCCTGGCCACAGGTCCTGTTGGAGACCCGGGCTGTCAGACGTGTGCGGCCTGTGGCCCGGGCCCCCACAGCCcgcagggagacacagatgcaCAGGTGCTGGTGCTGGAGCCAGCTCTGCCCGCACTAGTCAGCTGTGGCTCGAGCCTGCATGGGCGCTGCTTCCTGCACGAGCTAGAGCCCCAAGGGACAGCCCTGCACCTGGCACCACCAGCCTGCCTCTTCTCCGCCAACCACAACCAGCCCGAGGACTGCCCTGACTGTGTGGCCAGTCCTCTGGGCACCCTCGTGACCGTGGTTGAGCAGGGCCATGCCTCCTACTTCTACGTGGCATCCTCACTGGATGAGACGGTGGCCTCGAGCTTCAGCCCCCGCTCGGTGTCCATCCGGCGCCTCAAGGCCGATGCCTCAGGATTCGCACCGGGGTTTGCCGCGCTGTCCGTGCTGCCGGAGCACCTCGCTTCCTATCCTATCCAGTATGTGTACAGTTTCCGTGCCAGAGCCTTTGTCTATTTCCTGAAGGTGCAGCGGGCCAGCGTGGCAGCTGCCCCGGAAGCCTTGCACACACGCCTGGCACGGCTCAGCGCTGCTGAGCCCGAACTGGGCGACTACCGCGAGCTCGTTCTCGACTGCCGATTCGCACCCAAACGCCGGCGCCGCGGGACCACTGAGGGAGGACAGCCCTACCCAGTGCTGAGGGCGGCCCACACAGCTCCAGTGGGCAGCAAGCTAGCTGCTGAGCTGAGCATCGATGAGGGCCAAGAAGTGCTATTTGGCGTCTTCGTGGCTAGCAGAGACAGCAGTCCCGGTGTGAATCCCAACTCTGTCGTCTGTGCCTTTCCCATCGACCTAGTGGACACTCTCATCGAGCATGGTGTGGAGCGCTGTTGTGAGCCTCCTGTCCCCCCTGGCATCCGGCGAGGCCTCGACTTCTTCCAGTCGCCTAGTTTTTGCCCCAACCCG CCTGGCCTGGAGGCCCCCAGCCCCAACACCAGCTGCCATCACTTTCCTCTGCTGGTTAGCAGCAGCCTATCACGTGTGGACCTCTTCAACGGGCTATTAGGACCAGTACAGGTCACTGCACTGCATGTGACACGCCTTGACAATGTCACAGTGGCCCACATGGGCACAACTGATGGGCGCATCCTGCAG GTGGAGCTGGCCAGATCTCTCAACTACTTGCTGTATGTGTCCAACTTCTCACTGGGCAGCAACAGGCAGCCCATACGACGAGATGTCAGTCGCCTTGGAGACCACCTGTTCTTTTCCTCTGGGGAGCAG GTCTTCCAGGTACCTATCCAGGGCCCTGGCTGCCACCACTTCCTCACCTGTGGGAGTTGTCTGCGGGCACAGCGTTTCATGGGCTGTGGCTGGTGTGGGGGCATGTGTGGCCGGCAGAAGGAGTGTCCTGGCTCCTGGCAACAGGATCATTGTCCACCTGAGCTTACTGAG tTCTACCCCCAGAGTGGACCCCTAAGGGGCAGCACAAGGCTGACCCTGTGTGGCTCCAACTTCTACCTGCGCCCTGCTGATCTGGTGCCTGAGGGCACCCATCAGGTCACCGTGGGCCAAAGTCCCTGCCGACTGCTGCCCAAGGACAGCCCAAACCTCAG CCCAGTGCCCCGGAAAGACTTTGTAGAGGAGCTTGAGTGTGAGCTGGAGCCCTTGGGCATGCAGCCAGCCGGGCCCGCCAACATCAGCCTCACTGTGACCAACATGCCACCAGGCAAGCACTTCCAAGTGGATGGCACCTCCATGCTGCAAGGCTTCTCTTTCATG GAGCCAGTTCTGACAGCAGTAAAACCCCTCTTTGGCCCACGGGCAGGGGGCACCCGCCTCACCTTTGAAGGCCAAGGCCTGTCTTTAGGCACCAGTCAGATGGTGCTGGTCAATGGGACTGAGTGCCCACTGGAACA GGTCAGCGAGGGGCAGCTCTTATGTACTACGCCCCCTGGGGCTGCTATGGCCAGGGTTCCCATTCACCTGCAGGTGGGGGGCGCTGTGGTGCCAGGCTCCTGGACCTTCCACTACCTGGAAGACCCCATTGTGCTGGGCATCAGCCCCAACTGTGGCTACAT TGGCTCCCATGTCACCATCCATGgccagcatctgacttcagcgtGGCACCTAGTGCTGTCATTCCATGATGGGCTTATGGCAGTGGAAAACAGG TGTACAGGGCACCTCCCGGAGCAGCATCGGTGCCGCCTGCCCGAATATGTCGTCCGAAGCCCCCAGGGGTGGGTAACAGGGAACCTGAGTGCCTGGGGAGATGGAGCTCCTGGCTTCACGCAGCCCGGCTTTcgcttcctgcccccaccccatccacccaCCACTGACTTTGCCCCACTGAAGCCCGAGGAGCACGCTGTTAAGTTTGAG TATATTGGGCTGGGCGCTGTGGCTGATTGTGTGGACGTGAACGTGACCGTGGGTGGTAAGAGCTGCCAGCATGAGCTCCGGGGGGATGTGGTCAtctgccctctgccttcctccctgcaaCTTGACAAGGATGGTGCCCCACTGCAG GTCTGTGTGGATGATGGATGTCACATCCTGGGCAGGGTGATACGGCCAGGCCCAGAGGGGGTCCCACAGAGGCTACTCCTTGGTGTCCTGCTGGCCCTGCTCCTGCTTGTGGCTGCACTGGCCGCTGCGCTGATCTTCAACTACTGGCGGAGGAAACAACTGG TCCTTTCTCCAAACCTAGATGACCTGGCATCCTTGGACCGGACCACTGGAGCCATCCCCTTGCCTGCACTCCGCTCAGGTTCTGACTACAGAAATGGCCTTGGTGAGACGGGGGAGGCGCTGAAAGCTGGGGCCACACCCTCTGTTCCACAGGCCCCTCACTTCCTCTCCTCCACAGCAGCCCCTGCCACTCATGGTCTGGATTCCACCACACAGAGCCACAAAGCATCCGTCTCAGACAGTGGGGACGGGTCCTGTGTCCCACTGTTGCAGACAGAGTCCATCCAGCTTGGGGACTTAGACTCTGCACTCCTGACCGAGGTCAAGGATGTGCTGATCTCACATGAGCAGGTGGTCACCCACAGGGACAGAATCATTGGCAAAG GCCACTTTGGAGTTGTCTACCATGGAGAATACACAGACAAGGACCAGAATCGAATCCATTGTGCCATAAAGTCGCTGAGTC GCATCACAGAGGTGCAGGAGGTGGAGGCCTTCCTGCGCGAGGGGCTGCTCATGCGTGGTCTGCACCATCCAAATGTGCTGGCTCTCATCGGTATTGTGCTGCCCCCTGAAGGGCTGCCCCAGGTGCTGCTACCCTATATGCATCATGGAGACCTGCTTCAGTTCATCCGCTCACCCCAGCGG AACCCCACGGTGAAGGACCTCATCAGCTTCGGCCTTCAGGTAGCCCGTGGCATGGAGTACCTGGCAGAGCAGAAGTTTGTGCACAGGGACCTGGCTGCTCGGAACTGCAT GCTGGATGAGTCATTCACAGTCAAGGTGGCTGACTTTGGCCTGGCCCGTGGTATCCTGGACAAGGAGTACTACAGTGTTCGACAGCATCGCCATGCTCGCCTCCCTGTCAAATGGATGGCACTGGAGAGCCTGCAGACCTACAGATTCACCACCAAGTCTGATGTG TGGTCGTTTGGTGTGCTGCTGTGGGAGCTGCTGACACGGGGTGCCCCACCATACCCCCACATTGACCCTTTTGACCTCACTCACTTCCTGGCCCAGGGTCGACGCCTGCCCCAGCCTGAATATTGTCCTGATTCTCT gtACGCAGTGATGCAGCGCTGCTGGGTTGCGGACCCTGCAGGGAGACCCACCTTCTCAGCGCTGGTGGAGGAAGTGGAACACGTGGTGGCCAGGCTGCTTGGGGACCACTACGTGCAGCTGCCTGCAGCCTACGTGAACCTGGGTCCTGGTGCCTCGGATGAGGCGAACATGCACCCAGAACAGTCGCAGACCCCACCTGTGCACAGGATCGCACGTCGGCCCTGGCCTTCCTCAGAGCCACCACAGCCCACGTGA
- the MST1R gene encoding macrophage-stimulating protein receptor isoform X12 yields MELLSPPSQPSLLLLLLLLPPLLARESWQCPRTPYAALRDFDVEYKVPSFSAGGPVQAIATYEGGRDGSAVFVATRNRLHVLGPGLQPVESLATGPVGDPGCQTCAACGPGPHSPQGDTDAQVLVLEPALPALVSCGSSLHGRCFLHELEPQGTALHLAPPACLFSANHNQPEDCPDCVASPLGTLVTVVEQGHASYFYVASSLDETVASSFSPRSVSIRRLKADASGFAPGFAALSVLPEHLASYPIQYVYSFRARAFVYFLKVQRASVAAAPEALHTRLARLSAAEPELGDYRELVLDCRFAPKRRRRGTTEGGQPYPVLRAAHTAPVGSKLAAELSIDEGQEVLFGVFVASRDSSPGVNPNSVVCAFPIDLVDTLIEHGVERCCEPPVPPGIRRGLDFFQSPSFCPNPPGLEAPSPNTSCHHFPLLVSSSLSRVDLFNGLLGPVQVTALHVTRLDNVTVAHMGTTDGRILQVELARSLNYLLYVSNFSLGSNRQPIRRDVSRLGDHLFFSSGEQVFQVPIQGPGCHHFLTCGSCLRAQRFMGCGWCGGMCGRQKECPGSWQQDHCPPELTEFYPQSGPLRGSTRLTLCGSNFYLRPADLVPEGTHQVTVGQSPCRLLPKDSPNLSPVPRKDFVEELECELEPLGMQPAGPANISLTVTNMPPGKHFQVDGTSMLQGFSFMEPVLTAVKPLFGPRAGGTRLTFEGQGLSLGTSQMVLVNGTECPLEQVSEGQLLCTTPPGAAMARVPIHLQVGGAVVPGSWTFHYLEDPIVLGISPNCGYIGSHVTIHGQHLTSAWHLVLSFHDGLMAVENRQCTGHLPEQHRCRLPEYVVRSPQGWVTGNLSAWGDGAPGFTQPGFRFLPPPHPPTTDFAPLKPEEHAVKFEYIGLGAVADCVDVNVTVGGKSCQHELRGDVVICPLPSSLQLDKDGAPLQVCVDDGCHILGRVIRPGPEGVPQRLLLGVLLALLLLVAALAAALIFNYWRRKQLDDLASLDRTTGAIPLPALRSAPATHGLDSTTQSHKASVSDSGDGSCVPLLQTESIQLGDLDSALLTEVKDVLISHEQVVTHRDRIIGKGHFGVVYHGEYTDKDQNRIHCAIKSLSRITEVQEVEAFLREGLLMRGLHHPNVLALIGIVLPPEGLPQVLLPYMHHGDLLQFIRSPQRNPTVKDLISFGLQVARGMEYLAEQKFVHRDLAARNCMLDESFTVKVADFGLARGILDKEYYSVRQHRHARLPVKWMALESLQTYRFTTKSDVWSFGVLLWELLTRGAPPYPHIDPFDLTHFLAQGRRLPQPEYCPDSLYAVMQRCWVADPAGRPTFSALVEEVEHVVARLLGDHYVQLPAAYVNLGPGASDEANMHPEQSQTPPVHRIARRPWPSSEPPQPT; encoded by the exons ATGGAGCTTCTCTCGCCGCCGTCACAGCCTTCACTGTtattgctgctgctactgctgccaCCACTGCTGGCCAGAGAGTCCTGGCAGTGTCCGCGCACCCCCTACGCCGCCTTGCGCGATTTTGACGTCGAGTACAAGGTGCCCAGCTTCTCGGCCGGAGGTCCGGTACAGGCCATAGCGACCTACGAGGGCGGCAGGGACGGGAGTGCCGTGTTCGTGGCTACACGCAATCGCCTGCACGTGCTTGGGCCTGGCCTGCAGCCAGTAGAGAGCCTGGCCACAGGTCCTGTTGGAGACCCGGGCTGTCAGACGTGTGCGGCCTGTGGCCCGGGCCCCCACAGCCcgcagggagacacagatgcaCAGGTGCTGGTGCTGGAGCCAGCTCTGCCCGCACTAGTCAGCTGTGGCTCGAGCCTGCATGGGCGCTGCTTCCTGCACGAGCTAGAGCCCCAAGGGACAGCCCTGCACCTGGCACCACCAGCCTGCCTCTTCTCCGCCAACCACAACCAGCCCGAGGACTGCCCTGACTGTGTGGCCAGTCCTCTGGGCACCCTCGTGACCGTGGTTGAGCAGGGCCATGCCTCCTACTTCTACGTGGCATCCTCACTGGATGAGACGGTGGCCTCGAGCTTCAGCCCCCGCTCGGTGTCCATCCGGCGCCTCAAGGCCGATGCCTCAGGATTCGCACCGGGGTTTGCCGCGCTGTCCGTGCTGCCGGAGCACCTCGCTTCCTATCCTATCCAGTATGTGTACAGTTTCCGTGCCAGAGCCTTTGTCTATTTCCTGAAGGTGCAGCGGGCCAGCGTGGCAGCTGCCCCGGAAGCCTTGCACACACGCCTGGCACGGCTCAGCGCTGCTGAGCCCGAACTGGGCGACTACCGCGAGCTCGTTCTCGACTGCCGATTCGCACCCAAACGCCGGCGCCGCGGGACCACTGAGGGAGGACAGCCCTACCCAGTGCTGAGGGCGGCCCACACAGCTCCAGTGGGCAGCAAGCTAGCTGCTGAGCTGAGCATCGATGAGGGCCAAGAAGTGCTATTTGGCGTCTTCGTGGCTAGCAGAGACAGCAGTCCCGGTGTGAATCCCAACTCTGTCGTCTGTGCCTTTCCCATCGACCTAGTGGACACTCTCATCGAGCATGGTGTGGAGCGCTGTTGTGAGCCTCCTGTCCCCCCTGGCATCCGGCGAGGCCTCGACTTCTTCCAGTCGCCTAGTTTTTGCCCCAACCCG CCTGGCCTGGAGGCCCCCAGCCCCAACACCAGCTGCCATCACTTTCCTCTGCTGGTTAGCAGCAGCCTATCACGTGTGGACCTCTTCAACGGGCTATTAGGACCAGTACAGGTCACTGCACTGCATGTGACACGCCTTGACAATGTCACAGTGGCCCACATGGGCACAACTGATGGGCGCATCCTGCAG GTGGAGCTGGCCAGATCTCTCAACTACTTGCTGTATGTGTCCAACTTCTCACTGGGCAGCAACAGGCAGCCCATACGACGAGATGTCAGTCGCCTTGGAGACCACCTGTTCTTTTCCTCTGGGGAGCAG GTCTTCCAGGTACCTATCCAGGGCCCTGGCTGCCACCACTTCCTCACCTGTGGGAGTTGTCTGCGGGCACAGCGTTTCATGGGCTGTGGCTGGTGTGGGGGCATGTGTGGCCGGCAGAAGGAGTGTCCTGGCTCCTGGCAACAGGATCATTGTCCACCTGAGCTTACTGAG tTCTACCCCCAGAGTGGACCCCTAAGGGGCAGCACAAGGCTGACCCTGTGTGGCTCCAACTTCTACCTGCGCCCTGCTGATCTGGTGCCTGAGGGCACCCATCAGGTCACCGTGGGCCAAAGTCCCTGCCGACTGCTGCCCAAGGACAGCCCAAACCTCAG CCCAGTGCCCCGGAAAGACTTTGTAGAGGAGCTTGAGTGTGAGCTGGAGCCCTTGGGCATGCAGCCAGCCGGGCCCGCCAACATCAGCCTCACTGTGACCAACATGCCACCAGGCAAGCACTTCCAAGTGGATGGCACCTCCATGCTGCAAGGCTTCTCTTTCATG GAGCCAGTTCTGACAGCAGTAAAACCCCTCTTTGGCCCACGGGCAGGGGGCACCCGCCTCACCTTTGAAGGCCAAGGCCTGTCTTTAGGCACCAGTCAGATGGTGCTGGTCAATGGGACTGAGTGCCCACTGGAACA GGTCAGCGAGGGGCAGCTCTTATGTACTACGCCCCCTGGGGCTGCTATGGCCAGGGTTCCCATTCACCTGCAGGTGGGGGGCGCTGTGGTGCCAGGCTCCTGGACCTTCCACTACCTGGAAGACCCCATTGTGCTGGGCATCAGCCCCAACTGTGGCTACAT TGGCTCCCATGTCACCATCCATGgccagcatctgacttcagcgtGGCACCTAGTGCTGTCATTCCATGATGGGCTTATGGCAGTGGAAAACAGG CAGTGTACAGGGCACCTCCCGGAGCAGCATCGGTGCCGCCTGCCCGAATATGTCGTCCGAAGCCCCCAGGGGTGGGTAACAGGGAACCTGAGTGCCTGGGGAGATGGAGCTCCTGGCTTCACGCAGCCCGGCTTTcgcttcctgcccccaccccatccacccaCCACTGACTTTGCCCCACTGAAGCCCGAGGAGCACGCTGTTAAGTTTGAG TATATTGGGCTGGGCGCTGTGGCTGATTGTGTGGACGTGAACGTGACCGTGGGTGGTAAGAGCTGCCAGCATGAGCTCCGGGGGGATGTGGTCAtctgccctctgccttcctccctgcaaCTTGACAAGGATGGTGCCCCACTGCAG GTCTGTGTGGATGATGGATGTCACATCCTGGGCAGGGTGATACGGCCAGGCCCAGAGGGGGTCCCACAGAGGCTACTCCTTGGTGTCCTGCTGGCCCTGCTCCTGCTTGTGGCTGCACTGGCCGCTGCGCTGATCTTCAACTACTGGCGGAGGAAACAACTGG ATGACCTGGCATCCTTGGACCGGACCACTGGAGCCATCCCCTTGCCTGCACTCCGCTCAG CCCCTGCCACTCATGGTCTGGATTCCACCACACAGAGCCACAAAGCATCCGTCTCAGACAGTGGGGACGGGTCCTGTGTCCCACTGTTGCAGACAGAGTCCATCCAGCTTGGGGACTTAGACTCTGCACTCCTGACCGAGGTCAAGGATGTGCTGATCTCACATGAGCAGGTGGTCACCCACAGGGACAGAATCATTGGCAAAG GCCACTTTGGAGTTGTCTACCATGGAGAATACACAGACAAGGACCAGAATCGAATCCATTGTGCCATAAAGTCGCTGAGTC GCATCACAGAGGTGCAGGAGGTGGAGGCCTTCCTGCGCGAGGGGCTGCTCATGCGTGGTCTGCACCATCCAAATGTGCTGGCTCTCATCGGTATTGTGCTGCCCCCTGAAGGGCTGCCCCAGGTGCTGCTACCCTATATGCATCATGGAGACCTGCTTCAGTTCATCCGCTCACCCCAGCGG AACCCCACGGTGAAGGACCTCATCAGCTTCGGCCTTCAGGTAGCCCGTGGCATGGAGTACCTGGCAGAGCAGAAGTTTGTGCACAGGGACCTGGCTGCTCGGAACTGCAT GCTGGATGAGTCATTCACAGTCAAGGTGGCTGACTTTGGCCTGGCCCGTGGTATCCTGGACAAGGAGTACTACAGTGTTCGACAGCATCGCCATGCTCGCCTCCCTGTCAAATGGATGGCACTGGAGAGCCTGCAGACCTACAGATTCACCACCAAGTCTGATGTG TGGTCGTTTGGTGTGCTGCTGTGGGAGCTGCTGACACGGGGTGCCCCACCATACCCCCACATTGACCCTTTTGACCTCACTCACTTCCTGGCCCAGGGTCGACGCCTGCCCCAGCCTGAATATTGTCCTGATTCTCT gtACGCAGTGATGCAGCGCTGCTGGGTTGCGGACCCTGCAGGGAGACCCACCTTCTCAGCGCTGGTGGAGGAAGTGGAACACGTGGTGGCCAGGCTGCTTGGGGACCACTACGTGCAGCTGCCTGCAGCCTACGTGAACCTGGGTCCTGGTGCCTCGGATGAGGCGAACATGCACCCAGAACAGTCGCAGACCCCACCTGTGCACAGGATCGCACGTCGGCCCTGGCCTTCCTCAGAGCCACCACAGCCCACGTGA